In Xanthomonas fragariae, one genomic interval encodes:
- a CDS encoding plasmid mobilization protein has protein sequence METLPAAAFGSRVNWRLISAHQVEDSSPLKNARRCPRRPATALPWLLSWREMKGCQPMPRKPADGQKLTRPVSFRLTDSDHAAYLAKVAASGLRPSEFFRECVLQNRTQVVARAPASSDKRRLLYLFNKTSNNMNQLAHAANVAELAGTATPATYAGILAELQAIADAMREVIERAD, from the coding sequence TTGGAAACCCTGCCGGCGGCTGCCTTCGGCAGTCGCGTCAATTGGCGACTTATCTCCGCCCACCAGGTCGAGGATTCGTCTCCATTGAAGAACGCCCGGCGCTGCCCGCGCCGGCCTGCAACCGCCCTGCCCTGGCTGCTGTCCTGGCGGGAAATGAAGGGATGTCAGCCCATGCCCCGCAAGCCCGCAGACGGCCAGAAGCTCACCCGACCAGTGAGCTTTCGACTTACAGACTCCGACCATGCTGCTTATCTGGCGAAGGTCGCGGCATCGGGCTTGAGGCCGTCCGAGTTCTTCCGCGAGTGCGTCTTGCAGAACCGCACCCAAGTTGTCGCCCGCGCGCCAGCGAGCAGCGACAAGCGCCGGCTGCTGTACCTCTTCAACAAGACCAGTAACAACATGAACCAGCTCGCCCATGCGGCGAACGTGGCCGAGCTGGCAGGAACGGCAACGCCCGCGACCTATGCCGGCATCCTTGCCGAGTTGCAGGCCATTGCCGATGCGATGAGGGAGGTCATCGAACGTGCTGATTAG
- a CDS encoding LPD7 domain-containing protein, translated as MLIRVRGGEAGIREYLEEGRKDGRDYNRAELDERVILAGDLKLTDAIINSIDKQGERYLHITLAFKEDEISPELLQSISDEFRRFSMTAYDLDEYNFYAEAHLPRLKSYTNQKTGDFIERKPHIHIVIPEYNLLSQRNLNPFGKVDQQTKFLEAFQEHINAKYGLASPKDNRRLEFTDESAMIARYKGDYFKGANHELKERILSLVLDQRVTDFEQFRAVVAEYGGIKTRNAGTAGEYLNVKPEGAAKGINLKDHVFSREFIELPANEKRRRLAGELRQGYEDAQAPRPASADIADRLKEWHEVRAAELKYLNSGSRKAYAAYREADHEQRRAMLTERAASFYAKHRAAQEIERPEPQTPARAQPARDPARLPSPTKERDGRPADTVVGQRIAERHEAATRSQDAGQGEFDTIKRELDAARLLATVSRTNGVMPGKYEVTKAKDGSDRIRCGRRNLNVTDFLTQELHLPWREAAPILRTTYAEQQGREVQQPARSAPRRDLWADYRGEWQPQQRERREQDWQTQKQREQERLTEQRRQYQAERRAIQNDSTIKAPDRKAALSLVRMEKVRRDLALREQIEAERTELNARYRMKPAEQYRAYLAERAGRGDADALAELRRQRVAQPQPTTRERIEDGDGRHPEAAPIRKPAAPAGYKVDQEGNVTYYDQQRRTMFTDTGPAVEFSQIERDTLETGLRLALLKFGPAIRLRGGDEAYRHAMADIAADKGLYVEFSEKGLQERYEQRREEIKAGRTYIAQPDRAQGSSGRTTQPEQGQEPQRPPRDTDRSR; from the coding sequence GTGCTGATTAGGGTGCGTGGCGGCGAGGCCGGAATCCGTGAATATCTGGAAGAAGGCCGAAAAGACGGCCGCGACTACAACCGCGCCGAGCTGGACGAGCGAGTGATATTGGCGGGCGACCTGAAATTGACCGACGCCATCATCAACAGCATAGACAAGCAGGGCGAGCGGTATTTGCACATCACTCTTGCTTTCAAAGAGGATGAGATCAGCCCGGAATTGTTGCAGTCGATCTCTGACGAGTTCCGGCGATTTTCCATGACGGCTTATGACCTAGACGAATACAACTTCTATGCCGAGGCCCATTTGCCCAGGCTAAAAAGCTACACCAATCAGAAAACCGGCGATTTCATCGAGCGCAAGCCGCATATCCACATCGTCATCCCTGAATATAACCTGTTGAGCCAGCGGAATCTAAACCCGTTTGGCAAGGTCGATCAGCAAACCAAATTCCTTGAAGCCTTTCAGGAACACATCAACGCAAAATATGGGCTTGCAAGTCCGAAAGATAACCGACGCTTAGAGTTCACAGACGAAAGCGCGATGATTGCCAGATATAAGGGCGATTATTTCAAGGGCGCAAACCACGAATTGAAAGAGCGCATTCTGTCTTTGGTGCTTGACCAGAGAGTGACCGACTTCGAACAGTTTCGGGCGGTTGTGGCCGAGTATGGTGGCATCAAAACCCGCAATGCAGGTACGGCCGGCGAATACCTCAACGTGAAGCCCGAGGGTGCAGCCAAGGGCATCAACCTGAAAGACCATGTTTTCAGCCGTGAATTTATCGAGCTGCCGGCCAACGAGAAGCGCCGCAGGCTGGCCGGCGAGCTGCGCCAGGGATACGAGGACGCGCAAGCGCCACGTCCTGCTTCGGCCGACATTGCCGACCGCTTGAAAGAGTGGCACGAAGTCAGGGCCGCCGAGCTGAAGTATCTCAACAGCGGGAGCCGAAAAGCATACGCCGCCTATCGTGAGGCCGACCATGAGCAGCGCCGGGCGATGCTAACCGAGCGTGCGGCCAGCTTCTACGCCAAGCACAGGGCCGCCCAGGAGATCGAGCGGCCCGAGCCACAGACACCTGCCAGGGCGCAACCGGCCAGGGATCCCGCTCGCCTGCCCTCGCCTACCAAGGAGCGCGACGGCCGCCCGGCGGATACCGTCGTCGGCCAGCGCATTGCCGAGCGGCACGAAGCGGCCACACGCAGCCAGGATGCCGGCCAGGGCGAGTTCGACACCATCAAGCGCGAGCTGGACGCCGCTCGCCTGCTGGCGACCGTCAGCCGCACGAATGGCGTGATGCCCGGCAAGTACGAGGTGACGAAGGCGAAGGACGGCAGCGACCGCATACGGTGCGGCCGTCGAAACCTGAACGTGACCGATTTTCTTACCCAGGAGCTGCATTTGCCCTGGCGTGAGGCCGCGCCGATTTTGCGCACCACCTACGCCGAGCAGCAGGGCCGCGAAGTACAGCAGCCGGCCCGGAGCGCCCCGCGCCGCGACCTTTGGGCTGACTACCGGGGGGAATGGCAACCGCAACAGCGTGAGCGCCGAGAACAGGATTGGCAGACGCAGAAGCAGCGGGAGCAGGAGCGCCTTACCGAGCAGCGCCGCCAGTATCAGGCCGAGCGCCGAGCCATCCAGAACGACAGCACCATTAAGGCCCCTGATCGGAAAGCCGCCTTGTCTCTAGTCCGCATGGAAAAGGTCAGACGCGACCTTGCCTTGCGCGAGCAGATCGAGGCCGAGCGCACTGAGCTGAATGCGCGGTATCGCATGAAGCCGGCCGAGCAGTACCGCGCTTACCTGGCCGAGCGCGCGGGCCGTGGTGATGCTGACGCCCTGGCCGAGCTGCGCCGGCAGCGCGTTGCGCAGCCACAGCCGACCACACGCGAACGCATTGAGGACGGGGACGGCCGCCATCCCGAGGCCGCGCCAATCAGGAAGCCGGCCGCACCTGCTGGATACAAGGTCGATCAGGAGGGCAACGTGACGTACTACGACCAGCAGCGCCGGACCATGTTCACCGATACCGGGCCGGCTGTTGAGTTCAGCCAGATCGAGCGGGACACGCTGGAAACGGGCTTGCGCCTGGCTCTGTTGAAGTTCGGGCCGGCCATCCGGCTACGTGGCGGTGATGAGGCATACCGGCACGCCATGGCTGACATCGCGGCCGATAAGGGGCTGTACGTTGAGTTCAGCGAAAAGGGCTTGCAGGAACGATACGAGCAGCGCCGGGAAGAGATTAAAGC